Proteins found in one Erythrobacter sp. KY5 genomic segment:
- a CDS encoding MoxR family ATPase: MTLAQLRDLADAIRAEVAKAIVGQTDMVDQLLVALISRGHVLLEGPPGTAKTFLAQSFATALGLDFGRIQFTPDLLPGDILGSNLFNFQTSQFTLTRGPIFCELLLADEINRTPPKTQAALLEAMQERRVTLDGETHRLADQFMVVATQNPIENQGVYPLPEAQLDRFLFKLPVPYPGEAEEARIVASYGSKSGPTRPADLGVTAVANAQMLSRANAALSQVAVADEITQYVVRLVRATREHSELAVGASPRAGVMLAGAARARAALEGRDYTIPDDVKALALAVLRHRLTLSPAAEIEGRDVEALVAELIESTEAPR, translated from the coding sequence ATGACCCTCGCGCAGTTGCGCGATCTCGCCGACGCAATCCGCGCCGAGGTCGCCAAGGCAATCGTCGGTCAGACCGACATGGTCGACCAGTTGCTTGTCGCGCTGATCAGCCGCGGGCACGTTCTGCTTGAAGGACCGCCGGGCACGGCCAAGACGTTCCTAGCGCAGTCTTTCGCGACGGCTTTGGGGCTCGATTTCGGGCGGATCCAGTTCACGCCTGACCTTTTGCCGGGCGACATTCTCGGCTCCAACCTGTTCAACTTCCAGACCAGCCAGTTCACGCTGACACGCGGTCCGATCTTCTGCGAATTGCTGCTTGCCGATGAAATCAACCGCACGCCGCCCAAGACGCAGGCCGCGCTGCTCGAAGCGATGCAGGAGAGGCGCGTTACGCTCGATGGCGAGACACACCGGCTGGCCGATCAGTTCATGGTGGTGGCAACGCAGAACCCGATAGAGAACCAGGGGGTCTATCCTCTTCCCGAAGCCCAGCTCGACCGGTTCCTGTTCAAGCTGCCGGTCCCTTATCCGGGCGAGGCTGAAGAGGCGCGGATCGTCGCAAGCTATGGCTCGAAATCCGGACCGACACGGCCAGCCGACCTTGGGGTCACAGCCGTCGCGAACGCACAGATGCTGTCACGCGCCAACGCGGCGCTTTCACAGGTCGCGGTCGCCGATGAGATCACCCAATATGTCGTCAGGCTGGTGCGCGCGACGCGGGAGCATTCCGAGCTTGCCGTGGGCGCATCGCCGCGCGCAGGCGTGATGCTGGCAGGGGCCGCAAGGGCGCGTGCGGCGCTGGAGGGGCGCGACTACACGATCCCGGACGATGTGAAGGCGCTGGCGCTCGCGGTGCTGCGCCATCGTTTGACGCTCAGCCCCGCAGCCGAAATCGAAGGCCGCGACGTCGAAGCGCTGGTGGCCGAACTGATCGAAAGCACCGAGGCGCCGCGCTGA
- a CDS encoding DUF58 domain-containing protein, protein MSRALAFPVVPTQRAAWIAAGFAPIALLIAAVSPALWVVAPVLAVAFLALIALDAMLAGRVEEWHVVAPADTEIGQPTPLDVHARFDRRKVSGAEAALEFDPRLAEGGRATILLVPEPDTGAQSGTFKALPDRRGTAAITKAWLRWTGPLGLGARQSSLDLAQEVRIWPDLSPVRSKELQTFLRDAQTGLIARRIRGEGTQFEALSEYEPGMDRRRIDWKASARHNHLYARENESERNNPIIFAFDCGQAMCEPVNGMPRIDRAVTAALTCSYVALKGGDRVALFGFSQRPQLMTPFVSDTRAFHRLQSAAAGLDYDASEPNFTLALATLTSKLKRRSLIVLFSDFTDPTAAQLMVESIGRLVSKHLVLFVTIADSELEEMIAQEPASIATLARSVTADSLLHQRQIVLQRLRQMGVDVIEAPYDQIGYQLIDSYFRIKRSEAIG, encoded by the coding sequence ATGAGCCGCGCCCTCGCCTTCCCCGTGGTCCCGACCCAGCGCGCCGCATGGATTGCCGCCGGCTTTGCGCCGATCGCGCTGTTGATCGCGGCGGTTTCACCGGCGCTGTGGGTGGTCGCCCCGGTTCTGGCGGTCGCATTCCTCGCGCTCATCGCGCTCGACGCAATGCTCGCGGGCAGGGTCGAGGAATGGCACGTCGTCGCGCCCGCAGACACCGAGATCGGTCAGCCCACACCGCTTGATGTGCATGCTCGTTTCGACCGCAGGAAGGTCAGCGGCGCCGAAGCCGCGCTTGAGTTCGATCCGCGCCTTGCCGAGGGCGGGCGCGCCACGATCCTGCTGGTGCCCGAACCCGATACAGGCGCGCAGAGCGGCACTTTCAAAGCCCTGCCCGACCGGCGCGGAACCGCTGCGATCACCAAAGCGTGGCTGCGCTGGACCGGGCCGCTCGGCCTCGGCGCGCGCCAGTCCAGCCTCGATCTGGCTCAGGAAGTGCGGATCTGGCCCGATCTTTCGCCCGTTCGATCAAAGGAGCTGCAAACCTTCCTGCGCGATGCGCAGACCGGCCTCATCGCACGGCGCATTCGCGGTGAAGGCACCCAGTTCGAAGCGCTCAGCGAATACGAACCGGGCATGGACCGTCGCCGGATCGACTGGAAGGCGAGCGCGCGGCACAACCACCTCTATGCCCGCGAAAACGAAAGCGAGCGCAACAACCCGATCATCTTCGCTTTCGATTGCGGGCAGGCGATGTGCGAGCCAGTCAACGGGATGCCGCGCATCGACCGGGCGGTCACGGCTGCTCTCACCTGTTCTTATGTCGCTTTGAAGGGCGGAGATCGTGTTGCGCTGTTCGGCTTTTCCCAAAGGCCGCAATTGATGACGCCTTTCGTCAGCGACACGCGCGCCTTTCACCGGCTGCAAAGCGCGGCAGCGGGGCTGGATTACGATGCGAGCGAGCCGAACTTCACGCTTGCGCTGGCAACGCTGACGTCGAAGCTCAAGCGTCGCTCGCTGATCGTGCTGTTTTCCGACTTCACCGACCCGACCGCAGCGCAGCTGATGGTTGAAAGCATCGGGCGGCTCGTATCGAAACACCTGGTCTTGTTCGTCACCATAGCCGACAGCGAGCTTGAGGAGATGATCGCGCAGGAACCCGCCTCGATTGCCACGCTGGCCCGGTCGGTGACGGCTGACAGCCTGCTTCATCAGCGCCAGATCGTGCTTCAGCGCCTGCGGCAAATGGGCGTCGATGTGATCGAGGCACCCTATGACCAGATCGGTTATCAGCTGATCGACAGCTATTTCCGCATCAAGCGCAGCGAGGCGATCGGATGA
- a CDS encoding stage II sporulation protein M: MNSPVPSSWFGRGEVAAPVDIESASLRSDRFRLERESDWKRLEDIVARMEKGGLSRIDDAELLVLPTLYRTAASSLSVARETSLDAATLRYLEGLVQRAWFQVYGPRKGFFAWFREFLFGGWSRAVREIWLDISIALFVMVAGTLVGWLLVMRDVDWYFRLVPTQFLDARVPGASREELLSTLAVEESTGGLSTFAASLFSNNAGVCILAFALGFAFGIPSLLLLVHNLAVLGAMMWLFADAGLAVEFSAWLSVHGTTELFGILLSGASGLHIGRSMAFPGDRSVLDAASASGRRGAVVMVGVVIMMIVAALLEAFPRQLVEGAGSRFVIGGAFLAFWLSYFFLYRPASPAPDQQERSV; the protein is encoded by the coding sequence ATGAATTCGCCTGTCCCTTCAAGCTGGTTCGGGCGCGGCGAAGTGGCAGCGCCGGTCGATATCGAAAGCGCGAGCCTGCGCTCGGATCGGTTCCGGCTGGAGCGTGAAAGCGACTGGAAGCGGCTTGAGGATATTGTCGCGAGGATGGAAAAAGGCGGCCTGTCGCGCATCGACGATGCCGAATTGCTCGTGCTGCCGACCCTTTATCGCACCGCGGCATCAAGCCTTTCGGTCGCGCGCGAAACCTCGCTCGATGCTGCGACCCTGCGCTACCTCGAAGGGCTCGTGCAGCGGGCATGGTTTCAGGTCTACGGCCCGCGCAAGGGCTTCTTCGCCTGGTTTCGCGAGTTCCTATTCGGTGGATGGAGCCGCGCCGTGCGCGAAATCTGGCTCGACATCTCAATCGCGCTGTTCGTGATGGTAGCGGGCACGTTGGTAGGCTGGCTTCTCGTAATGCGCGATGTCGACTGGTATTTCCGGCTGGTCCCGACACAATTCCTCGACGCCCGCGTGCCCGGAGCCAGCCGCGAGGAATTGCTCTCCACGCTCGCGGTTGAGGAAAGCACCGGCGGCCTGTCGACATTCGCTGCTTCGCTGTTCAGCAACAATGCGGGTGTGTGCATCCTCGCTTTCGCCCTCGGATTCGCCTTCGGCATCCCTTCGCTGTTGCTGCTGGTCCACAATCTCGCCGTGCTTGGCGCGATGATGTGGTTGTTCGCCGATGCCGGATTGGCCGTCGAATTTTCAGCATGGCTCAGCGTTCACGGCACGACCGAGCTGTTCGGCATTCTGCTGTCGGGCGCGTCGGGCCTGCATATCGGCCGATCCATGGCTTTTCCGGGCGACAGATCGGTGCTCGACGCCGCCTCAGCAAGCGGTCGGCGCGGGGCCGTGGTCATGGTCGGCGTGGTCATCATGATGATCGTCGCCGCGCTTCTCGAAGCGTTTCCGCGCCAGTTGGTCGAAGGTGCCGGCAGCCGGTTCGTCATCGGCGGGGCGTTTCTTGCGTTCTGGCTGTCCTACTTCTTCCTGTACCGCCCCGCTTCGCCGGCCCCCGATCAACAGGAGCGATCGGTGTGA
- a CDS encoding RDD family protein, producing the protein MKDPAEKRLRQIITPEGIALPIRVASRGSRFGALVLDFAILVVGMIAFYALVFWLAGELLVGSAFGVNNGASEAVNIVLIISFFLARYGYFLAFELGPRGATWGKRVLGIRVAARGGGRLTPEAVVARNLLRDIELFMPLIFLLIAPGGQAGSFGIAGLVWFATFMAFPFFNKDALRAGDIIAGTWVVEAPRAKLAEALSVAGSAANGASEVTGARYNFGEAELSVYGEHELQVLERMLRDNQAESLSAAHRAICTKIGWDPGAGDERAFLEAFYARLRAKLEGDMRFGKRKADKFS; encoded by the coding sequence ATGAAGGATCCCGCAGAAAAGCGGCTGCGCCAGATCATCACCCCCGAAGGGATCGCCTTGCCCATCCGGGTCGCGAGCCGTGGCAGCCGTTTCGGCGCTCTGGTGCTGGACTTCGCCATCCTCGTAGTCGGGATGATCGCTTTCTATGCCCTGGTATTCTGGCTGGCGGGCGAATTGCTTGTCGGTTCGGCTTTCGGGGTAAACAACGGCGCATCCGAGGCGGTCAACATTGTCCTGATCATCTCGTTTTTCCTAGCCCGCTACGGCTACTTTCTCGCGTTCGAGCTGGGCCCGCGCGGGGCGACCTGGGGCAAGCGCGTACTCGGCATCAGAGTCGCGGCGCGCGGCGGAGGCAGGTTGACGCCCGAAGCCGTGGTCGCCCGAAACCTTCTGCGCGATATCGAGCTGTTCATGCCGCTCATCTTCCTGCTGATCGCGCCCGGCGGACAGGCGGGCAGCTTCGGGATTGCGGGCCTCGTCTGGTTCGCGACCTTCATGGCGTTCCCCTTCTTCAACAAGGATGCCCTTCGCGCAGGCGATATCATCGCTGGCACCTGGGTGGTCGAGGCGCCCCGCGCGAAACTGGCCGAAGCGCTGTCAGTGGCCGGGAGCGCTGCAAACGGCGCAAGCGAAGTGACCGGCGCGCGCTACAACTTTGGCGAGGCGGAACTCTCGGTCTATGGCGAGCATGAATTGCAGGTGCTCGAACGCATGCTGCGCGACAATCAGGCGGAATCGCTCTCTGCCGCACACAGGGCGATCTGCACCAAGATCGGCTGGGATCCGGGCGCAGGCGATGAACGCGCTTTCCTTGAAGCCTTTTATGCGCGATTGCGGGCCAAGCTCGAAGGCGACATGCGCTTCGGCAAACGCAAGGCGGACAAGTTCTCATGA
- the bla gene encoding class A beta-lactamase, with the protein MTIHRRLFMIGALGAGLAVSGCASRLPDITLPRGTQLQFGPDNRFEAMLRQIEGEADGTLGVELFDVSTGHSVGINRDRKFGHCSSFKLSLAAMVLASDSLGIVDAARRVMWSEDDLMFVSPFTTQRLTQGATLHELAEATQKYSDNTAANILLREYGGPQALTAFWSGIGDNVSRLDRYEPRVNYVPVTEYRDTTTPAAMARTVAALAFGGVLPDAERALLRQWMIDTETGARRVRAGLHEELVGGDKTGTSIWPGMGSLYVDIGFVQPPADKSGEDEKWKSGPFTFATYFRTRTATDGIDPSAEAALARVGEVLSAFAERPDFWPF; encoded by the coding sequence ATGACGATACACAGGCGTCTTTTCATGATCGGTGCGCTCGGTGCGGGTCTGGCGGTGAGCGGTTGCGCATCGCGTCTTCCCGACATCACCCTGCCGCGCGGAACGCAGCTGCAATTCGGTCCCGACAACCGTTTCGAGGCCATGCTGAGGCAGATCGAGGGCGAGGCTGACGGCACCTTGGGTGTCGAGCTGTTCGACGTATCGACCGGCCATTCGGTCGGCATCAATCGCGACCGCAAGTTCGGGCATTGCTCCTCGTTCAAACTGTCGCTTGCCGCAATGGTGCTTGCCTCGGACAGCCTTGGCATCGTCGATGCGGCGAGGCGTGTGATGTGGAGCGAGGACGATCTCATGTTCGTCTCGCCCTTCACCACGCAGCGCCTGACCCAAGGCGCGACCTTGCACGAACTGGCCGAAGCGACGCAGAAATATTCGGACAACACCGCCGCGAATATCCTCCTTCGCGAATATGGCGGACCTCAGGCGCTGACCGCTTTCTGGAGCGGGATCGGCGACAATGTCAGCCGCCTCGACCGGTATGAGCCGCGCGTGAACTACGTTCCTGTCACCGAATATCGCGACACCACCACTCCCGCTGCGATGGCGCGCACGGTGGCCGCGCTGGCGTTCGGTGGGGTGCTGCCGGATGCAGAGCGCGCATTGCTTCGCCAGTGGATGATCGACACCGAAACGGGCGCGCGCCGGGTCCGGGCAGGCCTGCACGAGGAGCTGGTGGGAGGCGACAAGACCGGCACCTCGATCTGGCCGGGCATGGGCAGCCTTTACGTCGATATCGGCTTCGTCCAGCCGCCAGCCGACAAGAGCGGCGAGGATGAGAAGTGGAAGTCCGGTCCCTTCACCTTCGCGACCTATTTCCGCACGCGCACCGCCACTGACGGGATCGACCCCTCTGCCGAGGCGGCACTGGCGCGAGTAGGCGAAGTCTTGAGCGCCTTTGCGGAAAGGCCCGATTTCTGGCCGTTCTAG
- a CDS encoding isoaspartyl peptidase/L-asparaginase family protein, whose amino-acid sequence MKNALFVAASAALVALAPTHAFAEAHEDAQAPKWSIAIHGGAGTLSPDSMTPERRAEYEAALQEALDAGAKILAEGGSAMEAIQAAIIPMEDNPLFNAGRGAVFTWEGENELDASIMDGRDRSAGAVTGVTTVRNPILLADRVRTDSPHVFLMGEGAEQFALERGFEVTPAEWFATEARRQSLERMKANAMSALDVDHKFGTVGAVALDMEGNLAAGTSTGGMTGKRWGRIGDAPVVGAGTYADNRSCALSATGWGEYFIRVGVAQEICTRLRIHREMHAEHAPTGAALASWRDAFSNSVRAHDQSIADEVMAEVKELGGDGGIILVTPEGHALYSFNTTGMYRGRATSDGMNEVAIFGGEDTGSGHTPDH is encoded by the coding sequence ATGAAGAACGCTCTGTTTGTCGCCGCGAGTGCGGCTCTCGTCGCCCTTGCTCCCACCCACGCCTTTGCCGAGGCGCATGAGGATGCACAGGCGCCCAAATGGTCAATCGCGATCCATGGCGGCGCAGGCACGCTCAGCCCCGACAGCATGACGCCCGAACGCCGCGCCGAATACGAAGCGGCCTTGCAGGAAGCGCTTGATGCAGGCGCTAAAATTCTTGCCGAAGGCGGCAGCGCGATGGAGGCGATCCAGGCGGCGATCATTCCGATGGAAGACAATCCGCTGTTCAACGCAGGGCGCGGAGCGGTGTTCACGTGGGAGGGCGAGAACGAGCTCGACGCCTCGATCATGGACGGACGCGACCGCAGCGCTGGCGCGGTGACCGGCGTTACCACAGTGCGCAACCCGATCCTGCTCGCTGACCGCGTGCGCACCGACAGCCCGCACGTCTTCCTGATGGGTGAAGGCGCGGAGCAGTTCGCGCTCGAACGCGGTTTTGAGGTTACGCCTGCCGAATGGTTCGCGACCGAGGCACGGCGACAGTCGCTTGAGCGGATGAAAGCGAATGCGATGAGCGCGCTCGATGTCGATCACAAATTCGGCACGGTGGGTGCGGTGGCACTCGACATGGAGGGCAACCTCGCAGCTGGCACGTCAACCGGCGGCATGACCGGCAAGCGCTGGGGCCGCATCGGCGATGCCCCCGTAGTTGGCGCGGGGACTTACGCGGACAACCGAAGCTGCGCGCTCTCTGCGACCGGTTGGGGTGAATACTTCATTCGCGTCGGGGTCGCGCAGGAGATTTGCACCCGACTTAGAATTCACCGTGAAATGCACGCGGAACATGCGCCAACCGGCGCTGCTTTAGCGAGCTGGCGTGACGCTTTCAGCAATTCCGTTCGCGCGCACGACCAGTCCATCGCCGATGAAGTCATGGCCGAGGTCAAGGAACTGGGCGGCGATGGCGGGATCATCCTCGTCACGCCGGAAGGCCACGCGCTCTACAGCTTCAACACAACCGGCATGTATCGCGGCCGCGCTACCAGCGATGGGATGAACGAAGTGGCGATCTTTGGCGGCGAGGATACGGGGTCAGGCCACACTCCGGACCATTAA
- a CDS encoding SDR family NAD(P)-dependent oxidoreductase — MSEFGHDTTADQVLEGKDLSGKTVFITGGNSGLGLETGRAMAAKGAHVILAGRDQAKLDEAVSAIKGDVPDAQLETITCDLASLDSVHAAGAEANERFDKIDLLINNAGVMACPKMHTADGFEMQLGTNHLGHFALTKHLMPLVEAGTGTKGSGRIVNLSSRGHHIAPVDLDDPNFEKTEYQPFLSYGRSKTANILFTVGLEKRFADKGIHSFAVHPGGIQTNLGRHMSEEETEALVERIKTNDPNYEWKTIPQGAATQTWAATAEELEGKGGLYCEDCHVAEVDDTSSNGGVRTYALDTAVAEKLWAMSEEMTGVTFA; from the coding sequence TTGAGCGAGTTCGGTCACGACACCACCGCAGATCAAGTGCTCGAAGGCAAGGACCTGTCGGGCAAGACCGTCTTCATCACCGGAGGCAATTCGGGACTCGGGTTGGAGACAGGCCGGGCGATGGCGGCCAAGGGTGCTCACGTGATCCTTGCCGGGCGCGATCAGGCCAAGCTTGATGAAGCCGTCTCCGCGATCAAGGGCGATGTGCCGGACGCGCAGCTGGAGACGATCACCTGCGATCTCGCCTCGCTCGACAGCGTCCATGCAGCGGGTGCGGAGGCGAATGAACGTTTCGACAAGATCGACCTTCTTATCAACAATGCGGGCGTGATGGCCTGCCCCAAGATGCACACAGCCGACGGGTTCGAAATGCAGCTTGGCACCAATCATCTGGGCCACTTTGCGCTGACAAAGCACCTCATGCCGCTGGTCGAGGCGGGCACGGGCACCAAGGGCAGTGGGCGGATCGTCAACCTGTCGAGCCGCGGCCATCACATCGCGCCGGTCGATCTCGATGATCCGAATTTCGAGAAAACCGAATACCAGCCGTTCCTCAGCTATGGCCGGTCAAAGACCGCCAACATTTTGTTCACCGTCGGCCTTGAAAAGCGCTTCGCTGACAAGGGTATCCACTCCTTTGCGGTGCATCCCGGCGGCATCCAGACCAACCTCGGCCGACACATGTCGGAGGAAGAAACCGAAGCACTGGTTGAGCGCATCAAGACCAACGACCCGAACTACGAATGGAAGACGATCCCGCAGGGCGCGGCGACGCAGACGTGGGCTGCAACTGCCGAGGAGCTTGAAGGCAAGGGCGGGCTCTATTGTGAGGATTGCCATGTCGCTGAAGTCGACGATACATCGTCGAATGGCGGGGTTCGCACCTACGCGCTCGACACCGCAGTCGCGGAAAAACTTTGGGCGATGTCCGAAGAGATGACCGGCGTAACCTTCGCCTGA
- a CDS encoding alpha/beta hydrolase, producing MLTDTSIELRSARPSFLMRAIKWLMAKRKPVFPHIADAFEDYMAKRPLPNDASMPAQLKQKHNVIHWTAANNPVVTVHPKSGPGEWHMLYFHGGGFVLPMFKEHWPLIEAMVDICGISVTVPLYPVVPENSWEAQDAVADATFAKLAEDHDPAKIILNGDSAGGHMALSLALRLAKADGPQPGKLALFAPWLDVTMADPAIEAVEPHDIMLKIGTLRSCGKMFAGTRDPGSAECSPLYASKEDLAQLPPTRIWTGRHDLFIIDSRTFTSKLRDAGIDAKLYEYEAAPHVFMAIVPTREAKDTLALLKDFIEE from the coding sequence ATGCTGACCGACACATCCATCGAACTGCGCAGCGCCAGGCCCAGCTTCCTGATGCGCGCGATCAAATGGCTGATGGCGAAGCGCAAGCCGGTCTTCCCGCACATCGCTGACGCGTTCGAGGACTACATGGCGAAGCGCCCGCTTCCCAACGACGCGTCGATGCCTGCCCAGTTGAAGCAAAAGCACAATGTGATCCACTGGACCGCTGCGAACAATCCGGTTGTCACGGTCCACCCCAAGTCCGGGCCGGGCGAGTGGCACATGCTCTACTTCCACGGCGGCGGTTTTGTGTTGCCGATGTTCAAGGAGCACTGGCCGCTGATCGAGGCGATGGTTGATATATGCGGGATCAGCGTCACCGTGCCGCTTTATCCGGTGGTACCTGAAAATTCGTGGGAAGCGCAGGATGCTGTCGCCGATGCGACGTTTGCCAAGCTTGCAGAGGATCACGATCCGGCCAAGATCATCCTCAACGGGGACAGCGCGGGCGGACATATGGCTTTGAGCCTCGCATTGCGGCTGGCCAAAGCCGACGGGCCGCAGCCGGGCAAGCTTGCGCTGTTTGCACCTTGGCTCGACGTGACGATGGCCGACCCGGCAATCGAAGCGGTCGAGCCGCACGACATCATGCTCAAGATCGGCACCTTGCGATCATGCGGGAAGATGTTCGCCGGGACACGCGATCCGGGCAGCGCTGAATGCAGCCCGCTCTACGCGTCAAAAGAGGACCTCGCACAGCTGCCGCCGACGCGCATCTGGACTGGGCGGCACGACCTTTTCATCATCGACAGCCGTACCTTCACCAGCAAGCTGCGCGATGCGGGTATCGATGCAAAGCTCTACGAATACGAGGCAGCGCCGCACGTCTTCATGGCAATCGTCCCCACGCGCGAGGCGAAGGACACGCTGGCGCTGCTGAAGGACTTTATCGAGGAATAG
- a CDS encoding DNA-binding domain-containing protein, which translates to MTDLADRQEAFLKAILDDRAALPEGWGNRQAAGMAVYRGNYRSALMGALEETFERTRAYVGEGPFKQVAMHHAIKHPPAGWTIDEAGAGFDATCAELFAQNPEVAELAWLEWTMMEVGTAPDSEPVTTEAFAKASAGFGDEDWGALTLTFQPRSTVRLVDYDLETMWRALSGDSGDRPEIRLADPQACIVWREGDRPTFILAESDHADAIAAMQGGASYGDLIAALLGDIDPTQEGVQTAAMRAGTMLGRWLQEGLITGIGRPVA; encoded by the coding sequence ATGACCGATCTGGCTGACCGGCAGGAGGCATTCCTCAAAGCGATCCTCGATGACCGCGCCGCGCTCCCCGAAGGCTGGGGCAACCGGCAGGCGGCGGGCATGGCGGTCTATCGCGGCAACTATCGCTCTGCGCTGATGGGCGCGCTTGAAGAAACCTTCGAGCGCACGCGGGCCTATGTGGGCGAGGGACCGTTCAAACAGGTCGCCATGCATCACGCGATAAAGCACCCCCCGGCTGGCTGGACTATTGACGAGGCAGGGGCAGGCTTTGACGCCACCTGTGCTGAATTGTTCGCCCAGAACCCCGAAGTCGCCGAACTCGCATGGCTCGAATGGACCATGATGGAAGTCGGCACCGCGCCTGACAGCGAGCCTGTCACCACCGAAGCCTTTGCCAAGGCGAGCGCGGGGTTCGGCGATGAGGACTGGGGCGCGCTCACGCTGACTTTCCAACCGCGCAGCACCGTCCGGCTCGTTGATTATGACCTTGAGACCATGTGGCGCGCGCTATCAGGCGACAGCGGCGACCGCCCGGAAATCAGGCTCGCCGACCCGCAAGCCTGCATCGTCTGGCGCGAGGGTGACCGGCCCACCTTCATCCTTGCCGAAAGCGACCATGCAGACGCCATCGCCGCGATGCAGGGCGGGGCGAGTTACGGCGACCTCATTGCCGCGCTGCTTGGCGATATTGACCCCACACAAGAAGGCGTTCAGACCGCCGCGATGCGTGCAGGCACGATGCTTGGGCGCTGGCTTCAGGAAGGGCTCATCACCGGGATTGGCCGCCCGGTTGCTTGA
- a CDS encoding DUF692 domain-containing protein, whose translation MPTSHDPIAPFGGFGLGLRRTHYDDFLGGPGYENDVPVDFVEVISENYMVEGGRQLRVLEQVRERLPVILHGVSMSIGSARGLDEEYLATLRRLEQRIDPLWVSDHLCWTRTSAHNSHDLLPMPLTEEALSAVCANIDRAQDALGRAMLFENPSSYLTFPEDELTEWEFLTEMTRRTGCYLLLDVNNIYVSARNHGFSAEEYLAGLPLDRVRQIHLAGHDPATEERDIIIDTHDREVADGVWDLYAKAIAMLPQPVATMIERDGNIPPLADLLTELDRARGIAREALVPA comes from the coding sequence ATGCCCACCAGCCACGACCCTATCGCGCCCTTCGGCGGCTTCGGCCTTGGCCTCAGGCGCACACATTACGACGACTTTCTGGGAGGCCCCGGGTACGAAAACGACGTGCCGGTCGATTTTGTCGAGGTCATTTCCGAAAACTACATGGTCGAAGGCGGACGCCAGCTGCGCGTGCTGGAACAGGTGCGCGAGCGGCTGCCGGTGATCCTGCACGGCGTTTCGATGTCGATCGGTTCGGCGCGCGGGCTGGATGAGGAATACCTTGCGACCCTCAGGCGGCTGGAGCAGCGGATCGACCCCTTGTGGGTTTCGGACCACCTGTGCTGGACCCGCACGAGCGCGCACAATTCGCACGACCTCTTGCCGATGCCGCTGACCGAGGAAGCGCTTTCTGCGGTCTGCGCCAATATCGACCGGGCGCAAGACGCGCTGGGCCGCGCGATGCTGTTCGAGAACCCGTCGAGCTACCTCACTTTCCCGGAGGATGAACTTACCGAGTGGGAATTTCTGACTGAGATGACACGGCGAACCGGGTGCTACCTGCTGCTCGACGTCAACAATATCTATGTGAGCGCGCGCAATCATGGCTTTTCGGCTGAGGAATACCTCGCCGGACTGCCGCTAGACCGGGTGCGCCAAATCCATCTTGCGGGGCATGATCCGGCCACCGAGGAACGCGACATCATCATCGACACCCATGACCGCGAGGTCGCCGATGGCGTGTGGGACCTTTACGCAAAAGCCATCGCCATGCTGCCGCAGCCGGTTGCCACCATGATCGAACGCGACGGCAATATCCCGCCCTTGGCCGACCTGCTGACCGAACTCGACCGAGCGCGCGGGATTGCGCGCGAGGCACTCGTCCCGGCATGA
- a CDS encoding DUF2282 domain-containing protein, with the protein MNKKSITALAGLALTAGITAGLATTPVAAQGAKEKCYGVALAGKNDCAAGPGTSCAGTSTRDYQGNAWVYVDKGTCTTIETPKGKGSLTPIDR; encoded by the coding sequence ATGAACAAGAAATCGATCACCGCCCTCGCCGGTCTCGCCCTTACCGCCGGGATCACCGCCGGTCTTGCCACCACCCCGGTCGCTGCACAGGGCGCCAAGGAAAAATGCTACGGCGTTGCGCTTGCAGGCAAGAATGACTGCGCCGCAGGTCCGGGCACCAGCTGCGCCGGAACCTCGACCCGCGATTACCAGGGCAATGCCTGGGTCTATGTCGACAAGGGCACCTGCACCACCATCGAGACGCCCAAGGGCAAAGGCTCGCTGACCCCGATTGATCGTTAA